The proteins below are encoded in one region of Halorhodospira halochloris:
- the argS gene encoding arginine--tRNA ligase: MKRHVANLLDQALQAMRANGELAQDLELPEIQVERARDRAHGDYAANTAMLLAKRAGRNPRDLAATIRAHLPTSDVISGVEVAGPGFLNFTLTPAARHAAVRTALSEGRNYGKSNIGHGHSVHIEFVSANPTGPLHVGHGRGAAFGDALASVLEAGGYTVHREYYVNDAGRQMDILAISLWLRYLEAAGELVAFPSKGYQGDYIKSHAAQLLNADGEKHVQPFAKLKEGLPADGDQPNGDAEAYLDCMIHRAKQLLGESSYQRVLDFALSAILGDIKEDLAAFGVTYHSYFSERELADNGHIEAAIDKLANAGQTYTAEGALWFRASAFGDDKDRVLRRENGLTTYFAADIAYHLNKLERGYNTLIDVWGADHHGYVPRVKASLQALGRNPSELDVRLVQFAILYRGGEKLPMSTRSGEFVTLRELREEVGKDAARFFYVMRRSEQHMDFDLDLAKSESADNPVYYCQYAHARVCSVFRQLSERNLEFDRDQGLTALPRLDTEHESIVLDLIGRYPEIVEAAAIAREPHQLAQYLRELAASLHTYYNAVPFIVEDSELRNARLALIEATRQILANGLGILGVDAPERM; this comes from the coding sequence ATGAAGCGACACGTGGCTAATCTCCTCGATCAGGCCCTACAAGCCATGCGCGCTAACGGCGAGTTAGCGCAGGATTTGGAGCTGCCCGAAATCCAGGTTGAGCGCGCCCGTGACCGCGCCCACGGCGACTACGCTGCCAACACGGCGATGTTGCTCGCCAAACGGGCGGGCCGTAACCCCCGCGATCTAGCCGCAACGATTCGCGCGCACCTACCCACATCAGATGTAATCAGCGGTGTCGAGGTAGCTGGCCCCGGCTTTTTGAACTTCACCTTGACCCCTGCCGCTCGTCATGCGGCAGTACGTACCGCGCTAAGCGAGGGTCGCAATTACGGCAAAAGTAATATCGGCCACGGCCATAGCGTCCATATCGAGTTCGTCTCAGCCAACCCCACCGGCCCACTCCACGTCGGCCATGGTCGCGGTGCAGCCTTCGGCGACGCCCTTGCAAGTGTCCTGGAGGCAGGCGGCTACACTGTCCATCGAGAATACTACGTAAACGACGCCGGACGCCAGATGGATATCCTCGCCATCTCCCTGTGGCTACGCTATCTTGAGGCAGCCGGCGAGCTGGTAGCATTCCCCAGTAAAGGCTATCAAGGCGATTATATCAAAAGTCATGCCGCGCAACTGCTAAACGCCGACGGCGAAAAACACGTGCAGCCCTTTGCCAAGCTCAAAGAAGGTTTGCCAGCTGACGGTGATCAACCAAACGGCGATGCAGAGGCATACCTCGACTGCATGATCCATCGTGCCAAGCAATTGCTCGGCGAAAGCTCTTATCAAAGGGTTCTAGACTTCGCTCTAAGCGCCATTTTAGGCGATATAAAAGAGGACCTCGCCGCTTTCGGTGTCACCTATCATAGCTATTTCTCAGAGCGCGAGTTGGCTGATAACGGCCATATTGAGGCGGCTATAGACAAGCTCGCCAATGCTGGGCAGACCTATACCGCTGAGGGGGCGTTGTGGTTTCGTGCTAGCGCCTTTGGTGACGACAAGGACCGGGTACTGCGCCGCGAAAATGGGCTGACCACATATTTTGCTGCCGATATAGCTTACCACCTGAACAAACTAGAACGCGGCTATAACACCCTGATTGATGTCTGGGGGGCCGATCACCACGGCTACGTGCCGCGAGTTAAGGCCTCATTACAAGCCTTGGGTCGCAACCCCAGCGAGCTAGATGTCCGCCTGGTTCAATTCGCAATCCTTTACCGCGGCGGTGAAAAACTGCCCATGTCTACTCGCTCTGGTGAGTTTGTTACCCTGCGCGAACTGCGCGAAGAGGTAGGTAAGGATGCTGCGCGCTTTTTCTACGTCATGCGGCGCAGCGAGCAGCACATGGACTTTGACCTCGATTTAGCCAAGTCGGAGTCGGCCGATAACCCGGTGTATTACTGTCAATACGCCCATGCTCGGGTCTGTAGCGTCTTCCGCCAGCTCTCTGAGCGCAACCTGGAGTTCGACCGGGACCAGGGGCTCACTGCCCTACCCCGGCTCGATACCGAGCACGAAAGTATAGTGCTCGATCTTATTGGCCGTTATCCTGAGATCGTAGAGGCAGCTGCCATTGCGCGTGAACCCCACCAGCTCGCCCAGTATTTGCGGGAGCTCGCGGCATCACTTCATACCTATTACAACGCGGTGCCGTTTATAGTAGAGGATAGTGAGCTACGCAATGCGCGTCTCGCTTTAATCGAGGCAACCCGCCAGATATTGGCCAATGGCCTTGGAATACTTGGCGTTGACGCCCCAGAGCGAATGTAA
- a CDS encoding SPOR domain-containing protein → MAQQRKKPTTRSTKSNAKGSGASGGPGASRRNDKPAPPGWMWLLGGTVIGGLAFSALQFIQDGEDDPEILQPSTEQVAARSRSEREEERDEEAGPEQEERSYEFYDILMQDEVAIPEDDPPPAERRRTAHEEEDVKRAPTLEEGYSYLLQAGSFRNKDDAEHMRASLALVGLPAQIHTVELDDGQNWHRVRVGPIDKHDEIEKARKRMEDNNIEPLLLRTEG, encoded by the coding sequence ATGGCCCAACAACGTAAAAAACCGACAACACGCAGCACAAAATCCAATGCCAAGGGGTCGGGTGCGAGCGGTGGCCCGGGTGCCAGCCGACGCAATGACAAGCCCGCGCCCCCGGGCTGGATGTGGCTGCTTGGGGGGACCGTCATTGGAGGCTTGGCCTTTTCCGCGCTGCAGTTTATTCAAGATGGCGAGGACGACCCTGAGATACTTCAGCCGAGCACCGAGCAGGTAGCGGCTAGAAGCCGCTCTGAGCGGGAAGAAGAGAGGGATGAGGAAGCGGGTCCCGAGCAGGAGGAGCGCTCCTATGAGTTTTACGATATCCTGATGCAGGACGAGGTCGCAATTCCGGAGGACGATCCGCCTCCTGCTGAGCGCCGCCGCACGGCTCACGAGGAAGAGGATGTCAAGCGTGCCCCCACCCTTGAGGAAGGCTACAGCTACCTGTTACAGGCGGGCTCCTTTCGCAACAAGGATGACGCCGAGCACATGCGCGCTTCGCTTGCCCTTGTCGGGCTGCCAGCCCAAATCCACACGGTTGAGTTAGATGATGGCCAGAACTGGCATAGAGTCAGGGTCGGCCCGATTGATAAGCACGATGAGATAGAGAAGGCCCGCAAGCGCATGGAGGACAACAACATCGAGCCGCTACTCCTGCGTACTGAGGGGTAG
- a CDS encoding NAD(P)-dependent oxidoreductase: MKAGVIGLGAMGNGIAANLANSSLLSAVWNRTQEKADAFSAEYNVAAVGSPAQVAAAADVVFISVSADNDLLGVIDDLSEGLSPGSVVVDTSTVAPDTAREAAQRVRSAGAEFLDAPVSGGPEGARQGSMVMMVGGDERVLERIQPLLDPICTAAHHMGPVGAGQATKAVNQIMVAGIMQGVAAGLAYGKAQDLELDQVIEVLSGGAGNNWQLVQRGPNIARAIFPPGFKLALHRKDLDIVRAELAQQGKGIELVERAISDYDNLIERGYGDEDISALFRLRQEEIG; the protein is encoded by the coding sequence ATGAAAGCAGGAGTTATTGGATTAGGGGCAATGGGTAATGGGATAGCCGCCAACCTGGCTAATTCCAGTCTGCTGAGTGCTGTATGGAATCGGACGCAGGAAAAGGCTGATGCCTTCAGCGCTGAATACAATGTCGCGGCTGTCGGTTCTCCGGCCCAGGTGGCAGCAGCTGCTGATGTGGTGTTTATCAGTGTCAGTGCCGATAACGACCTGCTCGGTGTGATTGATGATCTAAGTGAAGGCCTCTCGCCCGGTTCGGTTGTGGTAGACACCTCCACTGTTGCTCCTGATACTGCGCGAGAAGCGGCGCAGAGGGTGCGCTCGGCCGGGGCTGAGTTTCTCGATGCCCCGGTCTCTGGGGGGCCGGAGGGGGCCAGGCAAGGCTCTATGGTGATGATGGTGGGAGGCGATGAGCGAGTCCTGGAGCGCATCCAGCCGCTACTCGACCCAATCTGTACTGCAGCTCATCATATGGGGCCAGTAGGCGCGGGACAGGCTACTAAAGCGGTCAATCAGATCATGGTTGCCGGGATTATGCAGGGGGTTGCGGCGGGCCTAGCGTACGGCAAGGCACAGGACTTAGAGCTCGATCAGGTGATTGAGGTGCTCAGTGGCGGAGCAGGCAATAACTGGCAACTAGTTCAGCGCGGCCCGAATATCGCCCGCGCCATTTTCCCCCCGGGTTTTAAGCTGGCCCTGCACCGCAAGGATCTAGATATAGTCCGGGCTGAGTTGGCGCAGCAAGGTAAGGGCATAGAGCTTGTAGAGCGCGCCATAAGCGATTATGACAATCTGATCGAGCGGGGATATGGCGATGAAGACATCTCTGCGCTCTTTAGGTTGCGGCAAGAGGAAATAGGTTAG
- the speA gene encoding biosynthetic arginine decarboxylase, translating into MQIDSADVPAGQLYNVPLWSEGYFDISAAGRLRVRPQRDSGPAVELRQIVKELPRQGLAAPVLVRFPAILRDRVDTLCTAFSTAMQAVGYAGDYQPVYPIKVNQQRSVIEEIVADGRVGLEAGSKPELLAVIAMAPAGGTIICNGYKDPEYVRIALRGLQLGLRVHLVLEKRSEARLVMREAKRLGITPCLGIRIRLASIGAGKWQNTGGERSKFGLTVADALAVVDELGDGGLLNCLELLHFHFGSQIANVHDIRQGMGEGARFYAELHKLGVPVTKVDVGGGLGVDYEGTRSRSFCSINYSIEEYAHNVVNALQKVCAENDLPHPTLITESGRAMTAHHAVLITQVIDTDAVPAEDDLDPPAQTAPSVVRELYRCLCEHAERPATEIYHDARYYLEEAQSLYLHGILSLVERAYCERCYESVAKLLLPRLNPSRPHQREAADELNQRLADKLFANFSVFQSIPDVWGIEQIFPIVPLAGLNQPVARRGVVQDLTCDSDGTVSLYVDGDGIENTLALPAPEPGEPLWLGVFMIGAYQEILGDRHNLFGQTDSVNVEVDEHGYHFTVVSRGDSVSAVLRSVGFDERELSGAYRRRVAGSELDEASRRACIADLEAGLLGGTYLEGGSSP; encoded by the coding sequence ATGCAAATTGACTCGGCAGATGTTCCAGCAGGTCAACTTTACAATGTGCCGCTGTGGAGTGAGGGGTATTTTGATATCTCCGCTGCGGGGCGACTGCGCGTTCGCCCGCAGCGTGATTCAGGGCCAGCGGTAGAGCTACGCCAAATCGTTAAGGAATTGCCGCGCCAAGGGCTTGCGGCGCCCGTATTGGTTAGATTTCCGGCCATCCTGCGCGATCGTGTTGATACCCTATGTACGGCCTTTAGCACGGCGATGCAGGCGGTCGGTTATGCGGGCGATTACCAGCCGGTGTATCCCATAAAGGTCAATCAGCAGCGCTCTGTGATTGAGGAGATCGTCGCTGATGGCCGGGTCGGCCTGGAGGCTGGCAGTAAGCCCGAACTGCTCGCCGTTATAGCTATGGCCCCCGCGGGCGGAACCATAATCTGCAATGGCTACAAAGACCCGGAGTATGTGCGCATTGCGCTGCGTGGGTTACAACTCGGGCTGCGGGTTCACCTGGTGCTGGAGAAGCGCTCTGAAGCGCGTTTGGTGATGCGCGAAGCCAAGCGTTTGGGTATTACGCCCTGTTTAGGGATCAGGATTCGGCTGGCGTCGATCGGGGCAGGAAAGTGGCAGAACACCGGGGGTGAGCGCTCTAAGTTCGGTCTGACGGTTGCTGATGCATTAGCGGTTGTAGATGAACTGGGCGACGGCGGTTTGCTCAACTGCCTTGAATTGCTGCACTTTCATTTCGGTTCGCAGATCGCCAATGTCCATGATATCCGTCAGGGCATGGGAGAAGGTGCCCGCTTTTATGCTGAGTTGCACAAGCTCGGCGTACCGGTTACCAAAGTCGATGTTGGTGGTGGGCTGGGGGTCGATTACGAGGGCACTCGGTCCCGCTCGTTTTGCTCGATTAATTACAGTATCGAGGAGTATGCCCACAATGTGGTTAATGCCTTACAGAAGGTTTGTGCCGAAAACGATCTGCCGCATCCGACGTTGATTACCGAAAGCGGTAGGGCCATGACGGCTCATCACGCGGTGCTGATTACCCAGGTAATTGATACCGACGCCGTGCCGGCGGAAGATGACTTGGATCCCCCGGCCCAGACTGCCCCTAGTGTGGTCAGGGAGCTCTATCGCTGTTTGTGCGAGCACGCCGAGCGCCCCGCCACGGAAATATATCATGATGCCCGATACTACCTTGAAGAGGCACAGAGCCTTTATTTGCACGGTATATTAAGCTTGGTAGAACGCGCTTACTGCGAGCGCTGTTACGAATCGGTGGCTAAGCTGCTACTGCCCCGGCTCAACCCTTCGCGCCCCCATCAGCGCGAGGCTGCGGATGAACTCAACCAGCGTCTTGCTGACAAACTATTCGCCAATTTTTCTGTCTTTCAGTCTATACCCGATGTATGGGGGATAGAGCAGATATTTCCGATAGTGCCGTTAGCAGGCCTGAATCAACCGGTAGCGCGCCGCGGAGTCGTGCAGGATTTGACCTGTGACTCGGACGGAACCGTCTCGCTCTATGTCGATGGCGATGGGATAGAGAACACCTTGGCCCTTCCTGCGCCTGAACCGGGTGAGCCGCTGTGGTTGGGTGTGTTTATGATCGGTGCCTATCAGGAGATCCTCGGTGACCGGCATAATCTGTTCGGACAGACCGACTCGGTCAATGTCGAGGTCGATGAGCATGGCTACCACTTTACTGTGGTCAGTAGAGGTGACAGTGTAAGCGCCGTTTTGCGTTCGGTCGGCTTCGATGAGCGTGAGTTAAGCGGCGCCTACCGGCGGCGTGTCGCCGGCTCTGAGCTTGATGAGGCCTCACGCCGCGCCTGCATAGCCGATTTGGAAGCAGGTTTGCTGGGTGGCACTTACCTAGAAGGGGGAAGCAGTCCATGA
- the speE gene encoding polyamine aminopropyltransferase, whose product MGDGWFREAVESEGVAFSLAIEQKLHDETSDFQHIEVYQTSHWGRLLVLDGCVMLTERDEFFYHEMMSHPALFAHREPRKVAIIGGGDCGILREVLRHSNVEQAVQVEIDERVTRVCEQYLPQLCSANNDPRATLLFSDGVEWIRSIEEESLDLIIVDSTDPVGPAAGLFTAEFLSAARRAVAPGGIVVQQSESPLLHRDTVIAPLHQAATEAGFDGIHTITFPVPGYPSGWWSATLMANGGDPRNFRAEDSADKDFPTQYYNADIHRAALATPELLKF is encoded by the coding sequence ATGGGCGACGGCTGGTTTAGAGAAGCAGTCGAGAGTGAAGGTGTAGCATTCTCTCTAGCTATAGAACAGAAGCTGCACGATGAAACAAGCGACTTTCAGCACATTGAGGTATATCAGACCAGCCACTGGGGCAGGCTACTAGTCCTGGATGGCTGCGTTATGCTTACCGAGCGGGACGAGTTCTTCTACCACGAGATGATGTCCCACCCAGCGCTTTTCGCCCATCGCGAACCGCGAAAGGTGGCAATCATAGGCGGCGGAGACTGCGGCATCCTCCGTGAGGTTCTGCGCCACTCCAATGTTGAGCAAGCCGTGCAAGTGGAGATTGATGAGCGGGTCACGCGTGTATGCGAGCAGTACTTACCGCAGCTATGCAGCGCCAATAATGACCCGCGCGCCACGCTACTCTTCAGCGACGGGGTGGAGTGGATACGCAGCATTGAAGAAGAGTCGCTCGACCTGATCATTGTCGACAGCACAGATCCAGTTGGGCCGGCTGCAGGCCTTTTCACCGCGGAATTTCTCAGCGCTGCGCGCCGGGCAGTGGCTCCCGGGGGCATTGTTGTACAACAGAGCGAGTCACCACTGCTCCACCGCGATACGGTTATAGCGCCGCTGCACCAAGCGGCTACAGAGGCCGGATTTGATGGCATCCACACTATTACCTTCCCGGTTCCCGGCTATCCATCCGGCTGGTGGTCAGCAACCCTAATGGCCAACGGCGGTGACCCGCGCAACTTCCGGGCTGAAGATTCTGCTGATAAGGATTTCCCAACCCAGTATTACAACGCCGACATTCACCGCGCAGCCCTAGCAACACCAGAGCTCTTGAAGTTTTGA
- the amt gene encoding ammonium transporter, whose protein sequence is MEDVMEMAYALDTFYLLLSGALVMWMAAGFTMLEAGMVRAKNTTEILTKNVGLYSIAVIMYMLIGWNIMYESDGGILGFLPTIQFLLPATEPVTAEMARAGEADFSYFSDFFFQVVFVATAMSIVSGAVAERMKLWSFFIFAVVLTGFIYPIQGMWSWGGGFLDELGYADFAGSGIVHMAGAAAALAGVIVLGARKGKYGPGGQVRAIPGANMPLAALGTLILWLGWFGFNGGSELSVSSADAANAVATVFMNTNLAAAGGVVAALILARALFGKADLTMALNGAIAGLVSITAGPDTPSPLLAATIGGVGGVLVVFSIVALDKLRIDDPVGAISAHGTAGIWGILAVLLSNEDATVTGQLAGIAAIFGFVFLSSLLVWTILRFTMGIRASEEDEQRGLDVGECGMEAYPDFTTGRSK, encoded by the coding sequence ATGGAAGATGTAATGGAAATGGCATATGCGCTGGATACGTTTTACCTCCTGTTATCCGGCGCTTTGGTAATGTGGATGGCGGCAGGATTTACGATGCTCGAAGCGGGCATGGTAAGGGCGAAGAATACTACCGAGATTCTTACCAAGAATGTCGGTCTTTATTCGATAGCCGTTATCATGTACATGCTTATCGGCTGGAACATAATGTATGAAAGTGACGGTGGCATCCTCGGATTTTTGCCGACCATCCAGTTTCTGCTGCCAGCAACCGAGCCAGTTACAGCTGAAATGGCCCGGGCAGGAGAGGCCGATTTCTCGTACTTCTCTGATTTCTTTTTCCAGGTAGTCTTTGTTGCTACCGCAATGTCGATCGTCTCTGGTGCCGTCGCAGAACGGATGAAGCTCTGGTCTTTCTTCATCTTTGCAGTGGTGCTGACAGGCTTTATATACCCCATTCAAGGCATGTGGAGCTGGGGTGGCGGCTTCCTTGATGAGTTAGGCTATGCCGATTTCGCCGGCTCTGGGATAGTCCACATGGCCGGTGCTGCAGCGGCACTTGCCGGCGTTATTGTCTTAGGTGCCCGCAAGGGCAAATATGGCCCTGGTGGCCAAGTGCGGGCGATACCTGGAGCTAACATGCCCCTGGCGGCGCTTGGAACGCTGATCCTCTGGCTGGGCTGGTTCGGCTTTAATGGCGGCTCTGAACTCTCGGTCTCGTCGGCCGATGCCGCTAATGCTGTGGCGACAGTTTTCATGAACACCAACCTTGCCGCAGCTGGTGGCGTAGTGGCTGCCTTGATCCTGGCCCGGGCCTTGTTTGGTAAGGCCGACCTGACTATGGCACTGAACGGCGCTATAGCCGGGCTGGTATCAATAACCGCTGGTCCAGATACGCCCTCGCCGTTGCTGGCAGCCACGATCGGTGGTGTTGGCGGTGTCCTAGTGGTCTTCTCTATAGTTGCTCTCGATAAGCTGCGCATTGATGATCCGGTAGGCGCTATTTCAGCACACGGTACGGCAGGTATCTGGGGCATCCTGGCAGTGCTGCTGTCGAATGAAGATGCAACAGTGACCGGTCAGCTGGCTGGGATTGCTGCGATCTTCGGCTTCGTCTTCCTAAGCAGTCTGCTCGTGTGGACCATCCTGCGCTTCACAATGGGCATACGTGCTAGTGAAGAAGATGAACAGAGAGGGCTTGATGTCGGTGAGTGTGGTATGGAGGCCTACCCCGATTTTACGACCGGGCGCTCCAAGTAG
- a CDS encoding P-II family nitrogen regulator produces the protein MKLVTAIIKPFKLDDVREALSAIGVQGITVTEVKGFGRQKGHTELYRGAEYVVDFLPKMKLEVAVEDGLVDRACDAITNAANSGKIGDGKIFVFNVEQAVRIRTGDTGNDAL, from the coding sequence ATGAAATTAGTAACGGCGATTATCAAGCCTTTCAAGCTCGACGATGTCCGTGAGGCCCTCTCAGCCATTGGCGTGCAGGGGATTACTGTCACTGAGGTTAAGGGTTTCGGCAGGCAGAAGGGGCACACGGAGCTTTATCGTGGGGCTGAATACGTAGTCGATTTCTTGCCCAAGATGAAACTGGAGGTTGCGGTAGAGGACGGCTTAGTCGACCGCGCCTGCGATGCCATTACCAATGCCGCAAATAGCGGCAAGATTGGTGACGGTAAGATTTTTGTCTTCAACGTCGAGCAGGCTGTGCGTATCCGGACGGGTGACACCGGCAATGATGCACTCTAA
- the ubiK gene encoding ubiquinone biosynthesis accessory factor UbiK, whose translation MLDNKTIDDLAQKLTASLPAGVREFHEEVEKNVRASLQSGFSRLDLVTREEFDAQAKVLARTRTQLDELSRRVAELEAKQSEGKSSQDGQN comes from the coding sequence ATGCTCGACAACAAAACTATCGATGATCTAGCACAAAAACTGACCGCCAGCCTGCCGGCGGGAGTAAGGGAGTTTCACGAGGAGGTAGAGAAAAATGTCCGTGCCTCTCTCCAGTCTGGGTTCTCACGCCTGGACCTAGTCACCCGGGAGGAGTTCGACGCCCAAGCTAAAGTACTTGCTCGGACTAGAACGCAGCTTGACGAGCTAAGCCGCCGGGTAGCAGAGCTGGAAGCCAAACAGTCAGAGGGGAAATCTTCTCAAGACGGGCAAAACTAG
- a CDS encoding YifB family Mg chelatase-like AAA ATPase codes for MTLAIAWARAAVGITAPEVRVEVHIAMGLPSLALVGLPRTEVRESRARVYSAITNSGFLFPSGRITVNMAPADLPKGGGRFDLAIAMGILAASGQVNGDIEHLEFVGELTLGGEIRSVGAVLTAAYAAREAAREIVVPVADSQEAALVHPFGTYPATRLCDILEHLSGRAALAPVGPCLTLSPAPLNLPDLAAIRGQSAPRRALEIAAAGGLNLLLSGPPGTGKSMLAERLPSLLPDLSEEHALEAAAVRSVSGEGLDISSWRRPQMRAPHHSLSTPALIGGGAHPPAPGEVSLAHRGVLFLDELPELPRTALEALREPLEVRRVTLSRSKGSVTYPAAFQLIAAMNPCPCGHYGDPTRQCRCSPEQVQRYRNKLSGPLLDRFDIAVEVPRLAPHELIQTPVAESSSSVASRVATARELAIERCGGIVADLDGEQLNHYCYLAKDASELLEQATDALGLSPRGLNRLLRVARTIADLAGGQDIDAAHLAEAINLRRGLDSGQWSTCS; via the coding sequence ATGACTCTTGCCATTGCATGGGCGCGCGCAGCAGTTGGGATTACTGCTCCAGAAGTTCGAGTAGAAGTACATATAGCCATGGGATTACCATCCCTGGCACTAGTTGGCCTGCCCCGAACCGAAGTGCGCGAATCGCGGGCCCGGGTATATAGCGCAATAACCAACAGCGGTTTCCTATTCCCATCCGGGCGCATCACAGTCAATATGGCCCCAGCCGATCTGCCGAAAGGCGGAGGCAGATTCGATCTCGCCATCGCCATGGGCATCCTCGCTGCATCGGGCCAAGTCAACGGGGACATCGAGCATCTTGAATTCGTTGGTGAGCTTACCCTCGGCGGCGAGATACGTTCAGTAGGTGCCGTACTTACTGCCGCTTACGCCGCTCGCGAGGCAGCACGGGAAATAGTCGTCCCCGTCGCTGATAGTCAAGAAGCGGCGCTTGTCCACCCCTTTGGCACATACCCCGCTACCAGGCTTTGTGACATCCTAGAGCACTTGTCTGGACGAGCCGCATTAGCCCCCGTAGGGCCCTGCCTAACTCTCAGCCCAGCACCGCTCAATTTGCCTGATCTCGCCGCAATTCGGGGTCAGTCAGCCCCTCGCCGGGCACTTGAAATTGCTGCAGCCGGCGGGCTCAATCTCCTTCTCAGCGGCCCCCCAGGCACCGGCAAGAGCATGCTAGCAGAAAGGCTGCCGAGCCTGTTGCCGGACCTGAGCGAAGAACATGCTCTCGAGGCAGCTGCGGTGCGCTCGGTCAGCGGTGAGGGGCTCGACATCTCCTCATGGCGCCGACCTCAAATGCGCGCTCCACATCACAGCCTGTCAACACCCGCTCTGATAGGTGGCGGAGCACATCCACCAGCGCCTGGTGAGGTCTCCTTGGCTCATCGCGGAGTACTGTTTCTGGATGAACTCCCTGAACTGCCCCGAACCGCACTTGAGGCACTAAGGGAGCCTCTTGAAGTGCGTCGAGTCACTCTATCCCGCTCTAAAGGATCGGTTACTTATCCCGCAGCATTTCAGCTGATCGCAGCAATGAACCCGTGCCCATGCGGTCATTACGGCGATCCGACTCGCCAATGTCGCTGCTCGCCAGAGCAGGTTCAGCGCTATCGGAACAAGCTCTCCGGCCCGCTGCTAGATCGCTTTGATATTGCAGTAGAGGTACCGCGACTAGCACCTCACGAGCTGATTCAGACCCCAGTCGCCGAATCAAGCTCCAGCGTAGCAAGCCGCGTAGCCACGGCCCGTGAGCTTGCAATAGAGCGCTGCGGCGGGATCGTCGCCGATCTTGACGGTGAGCAGCTCAACCACTACTGCTATCTTGCAAAAGATGCGTCAGAGCTTCTCGAGCAGGCAACCGATGCCTTAGGCTTATCGCCGCGTGGCTTGAACCGCCTGCTCAGGGTAGCGAGAACGATAGCAGATCTTGCCGGTGGCCAAGACATAGACGCCGCCCATCTCGCCGAGGCCATAAACCTAAGGCGTGGGCTTGATAGTGGTCAGTGGTCGACTTGTAGCTAG
- the trmB gene encoding tRNA (guanosine(46)-N7)-methyltransferase TrmB — translation MTAQVTEFSKQLRSFVRREGRLTPGQARALERLWTVYGLEPRGVVELDQVFGRAAPRVLDIGFGDGAALVEMAANDPQRDYIGVEVHRPGLGHCLQYAEQMQLSNLRLISMDAVDLLTNHIPERSLSAVNIFFPDPWPKKRHHKRRLIQPNFLELLASRLQRGALLHLATDWADYAQWMVEVVEADGRYTNTAGPGQYLPYPPPRPQTKFERRGLQRGHTVYDLIYRLNGA, via the coding sequence GTGACTGCTCAGGTTACGGAATTCAGCAAGCAGCTGCGCTCTTTTGTGCGCCGTGAAGGACGCCTGACTCCCGGTCAGGCTCGAGCGCTGGAGAGGCTATGGACGGTGTATGGGTTAGAGCCACGAGGAGTTGTGGAGCTGGATCAGGTCTTTGGCCGGGCGGCTCCCCGCGTGCTGGATATAGGATTTGGTGATGGGGCAGCCCTGGTTGAGATGGCCGCCAACGACCCGCAGCGTGACTATATCGGCGTTGAGGTGCATCGACCGGGGTTGGGCCACTGTTTGCAGTACGCCGAACAGATGCAGCTAAGTAATTTGCGCTTGATTAGCATGGACGCCGTGGATTTGCTGACCAATCATATACCCGAGCGTAGTCTAAGCGCAGTAAATATATTCTTCCCTGATCCGTGGCCCAAGAAACGCCACCACAAGCGCAGGCTCATCCAGCCAAATTTCCTCGAACTGCTCGCTAGTCGGCTGCAGAGGGGAGCTTTGCTACATCTGGCGACTGATTGGGCGGATTACGCGCAATGGATGGTTGAGGTTGTTGAGGCAGACGGACGATATACCAATACCGCCGGCCCAGGGCAGTATTTGCCGTACCCACCTCCGCGACCGCAGACCAAGTTTGAACGGCGCGGACTCCAGCGCGGCCACACGGTTTATGATCTTATCTATCGGCTCAATGGTGCCTAG